In Fusobacterium sp., a single genomic region encodes these proteins:
- the gmhB gene encoding D-glycero-beta-D-manno-heptose 1,7-bisphosphate 7-phosphatase, which produces MKKAILLDRDGTINVEKDYLHKIEDFEFEKNVVEALKIFSSLGYTMAVVTNQSGIARGYYTEKDLEKLNEYIKKELEKQGVIIEKFYYCPHHPENGVGKYKIDCICRKPNTGMLEAAIKEFDIDRRVSFMVGDTIADIDAGSRAGLTPILVKTGHGMETLEKIGDRKIDIFDSLYDFALSLK; this is translated from the coding sequence ATGAAGAAAGCAATTTTATTGGATAGAGATGGAACTATAAACGTTGAAAAAGATTACCTTCATAAAATAGAAGATTTTGAATTTGAGAAAAATGTAGTGGAAGCTTTGAAAATATTTTCCTCTTTAGGATACACTATGGCAGTTGTAACTAACCAGTCAGGAATAGCAAGAGGGTATTATACAGAGAAAGATCTTGAGAAATTAAATGAATATATAAAAAAAGAATTGGAAAAACAGGGAGTTATAATAGAGAAATTCTATTACTGCCCTCATCATCCAGAAAATGGCGTAGGAAAATATAAAATTGATTGTATATGCAGAAAACCAAACACAGGAATGTTGGAAGCAGCAATAAAAGAATTTGATATTGATAGAAGAGTTTCTTTTATGGTGGGAGATACTATTGCAGATATAGATGCAGGAAGCAGAGCTGGCCTTACTCCTATCCTTGTAAAAACAGGACATGGAATGGAGACACTGGAAAAAATTGGAGATAGAAAAATAGATATTTTTGATTCTCTCTATGATTTTGCATTAAGTTTGAAATAA